The Candidatus Sysuiplasma acidicola genome window below encodes:
- a CDS encoding PaaI family thioesterase: protein MDRKEDSGIFGSIASIIRGDPYLRSLDVQVLEMEKGHAKLMLPGSDRVLRHGGIVNGGAICTLMDAAGGTATATVNTGKNQVTIELKVNFLEPVKKGNMYCAAEVIRAGKNIVVVKMDLTDADGVLCASGIGTWMILHEDRFPARKD, encoded by the coding sequence ATTCGGCTCAATCGCTTCAATAATACGAGGAGATCCTTATCTGCGGAGCCTCGACGTTCAGGTCCTTGAAATGGAAAAGGGGCACGCCAAACTGATGCTGCCGGGCAGCGATCGTGTTCTCAGACACGGCGGTATAGTCAACGGCGGTGCGATATGCACGCTGATGGATGCGGCCGGTGGCACGGCCACCGCCACGGTCAACACCGGCAAGAATCAGGTCACAATAGAATTGAAGGTCAATTTTCTGGAACCAGTGAAGAAGGGCAACATGTACTGCGCTGCCGAAGTGATCAGGGCCGGGAAAAATATAGTGGTCGTCAAAATGGATCTTACTGATGCTGACGGAGTGCTGTGTGCCAGCGGCATAGGAACATGGATGATATTGCACGAAGACAGGTTCCCGGCACGCAAAGATTGA